The following coding sequences lie in one Spirochaetota bacterium genomic window:
- a CDS encoding CinA family nicotinamide mononucleotide deamidase-related protein — protein MKAALIATGSELVCGRVHESNNFYLSQYLQAIGLPVVMHYVVGDNSETLRLAIEHAFYNADIIIISGGLGPTVDDITFETLAKMFTLNPVVHEPSKERMEYFFNAIGKSVLPSDFKMVTVPENAVVFVNDVGLAPGFAITVKEKDIIVMPGVPRELHSMVGKVINYLESHYQLKKKNSVTFKVVMMREAEVDSGVKEIVNSMKGVDVSITYEAGMTTVMLSANNESILPVDSIVEKAKKLFGSKLLYGYNSLEEKVVKIFASHGKTIAIAESCTGGLVAKRITDVPGSSNVLLGGVVAYSNQSKVSLLGVNPVTLQTYGAVSTETALEMAAGAKEKFNADYGISTTGIAGPDGGTKDKPVGLVCFGIVGSNTFTTQIQFAGNREQIRTMATNYILTRLLTCAGLE, from the coding sequence ATGAAAGCTGCACTAATAGCTACAGGTAGTGAACTGGTTTGTGGCCGTGTTCATGAAAGCAATAATTTCTATTTAAGTCAATACTTGCAGGCAATTGGATTGCCCGTGGTAATGCACTACGTGGTTGGTGATAACAGCGAAACCTTGCGCCTGGCAATTGAGCATGCATTCTATAATGCGGATATTATTATTATTTCAGGTGGATTGGGACCCACCGTTGATGATATTACTTTTGAAACTCTGGCAAAAATGTTTACACTAAATCCAGTGGTTCATGAGCCTTCAAAGGAACGCATGGAATATTTCTTTAATGCTATTGGGAAATCTGTTTTACCTTCTGATTTTAAGATGGTAACTGTTCCTGAAAATGCAGTAGTTTTTGTTAATGATGTAGGGCTTGCACCAGGTTTTGCTATTACTGTTAAAGAAAAAGATATTATAGTAATGCCAGGTGTTCCACGAGAGTTACATTCCATGGTTGGCAAGGTTATCAATTATCTGGAAAGTCATTATCAACTGAAAAAAAAGAATTCGGTAACATTCAAGGTTGTTATGATGCGTGAAGCAGAAGTGGATTCGGGGGTTAAAGAGATAGTTAATTCTATGAAAGGTGTTGATGTTTCCATAACGTATGAAGCTGGAATGACAACAGTGATGCTCAGTGCTAACAATGAAAGTATATTACCGGTAGACAGTATAGTTGAAAAAGCAAAAAAGCTTTTTGGATCAAAATTATTATATGGATATAATTCACTGGAAGAGAAAGTTGTTAAGATATTTGCCAGTCACGGGAAAACAATAGCAATAGCAGAATCATGTACAGGGGGGCTTGTAGCAAAAAGGATTACTGATGTACCGGGTTCTTCCAATGTCCTATTAGGTGGTGTAGTGGCGTACAGCAACCAGTCAAAGGTATCACTGTTAGGGGTTAATCCGGTAACGTTGCAAACCTATGGCGCGGTGAGTACAGAAACTGCATTGGAAATGGCAGCAGGAGCTAAAGAAAAATTTAATGCCGATTATGGAATTTCAACAACAGGTATAGCCGGCCCTGACGGGGGGACCAAAGATAAACCGGTAGGATTGGTATGCTTTGGCATTGTTGGAAGTAATACGTTTACAACGCAGATACAGTTTGCAGGAAATCGTGAGCAGATACGTACAATGGCAACTAATTATATTTTAACCAGACTGTTAACGTGTGCAGGACTTGAATGA
- a CDS encoding TetR/AcrR family transcriptional regulator, protein MPQIVKPETKTKILYAAEKLFNEKGYSKTKITDIMDYCNLATGTFYVYFKDKEMLLTEIYQPIVDSIDSIFVLSPLPQDITQPEYFTILKQEILRLSEFALKFTSELGFLLLHAYDSKFSYFPEKLQHIIYQELEKFLTIGISHGFIRNAHIPVLSKVCCGIILTMINLLIIDSYKPLQGIIVQESIEIIINGIKKI, encoded by the coding sequence ATGCCTCAAATTGTTAAGCCTGAAACAAAAACAAAAATCCTCTATGCTGCTGAAAAATTATTTAATGAAAAGGGTTATTCAAAAACTAAAATTACAGATATTATGGATTATTGCAATTTAGCAACCGGCACATTTTATGTATATTTCAAAGATAAAGAAATGCTTTTAACTGAGATTTACCAGCCCATAGTTGATTCAATTGATTCAATTTTTGTTTTATCACCCTTGCCCCAAGACATTACCCAACCAGAATATTTTACAATTCTTAAACAAGAAATTTTGAGATTAAGTGAATTTGCGCTTAAATTTACTAGTGAATTGGGATTCTTATTACTCCATGCATACGATTCAAAGTTTTCTTATTTCCCTGAAAAACTGCAGCATATTATATATCAAGAATTGGAGAAGTTTTTAACTATAGGGATATCTCATGGTTTTATACGTAATGCCCATATCCCCGTGTTATCAAAAGTATGTTGCGGAATTATCTTGACAATGATCAATTTACTGATTATTGATAGCTATAAACCTTTACAAGGTATAATTGTTCAGGAATCCATTGAAATAATTATTAACGGAATTAAAAAAATATAA
- a CDS encoding adenylate/guanylate cyclase domain-containing protein — protein MQINKNQLLGLVLSIGVFIILSFLYTQTKLLDGLEYGSINFRFYLRDPSEKAVKLQEGVRMSRKNPRSRDDIIILGIDENTIREFDNEGIKWPFPWSYHAKFTRYVGSGEPKAMFFDIMFLDHKPYEDEFAKAVKEANCVFLDYPFETEEIDVKYTDIEERMRILDIYSFPVDPQDNSMPWVEEAVPPTPLLSQAAIGLGFANIRPDADHVNRKVPLVIKYKGKYYPSIDLLIVMHYYGITKKDVAISMGNYIKLSNIPKEKMAKPTPDNSILIPIDDEGFMDINFIGGPGSFTHYPYYYFCRDGKIQNTSLKDKIILVAAYASTGISTDIHKSPYGDLFGIEHHANALNTILNQDFILKFTPWQNILILFVISLLLGFILTQVSIVVSVAFTLGLVLFYIIGSYLLFDIFNIITIFATPIIQVGTTFSIIIAYRVLTEQQEKKYIRQTFSKFVSKTVVDELLKHPDKLKLGGDKKILTVLFSDIRSFTTISEKMTPEELVEHLNEYLQAMTDLVFKYDGTLDKYVGDEIMAFWGAPIPQDNHALLACKCAVEMMQVLEQLNKRWVQMNKPALHIGIGINTGEMVVGNMGSASRMDYTLMGDNVNLGARLEGTNKQYGTGIIISEFTYEHVRDHVIARELDLVRVKGKQLPVKIYELIDIKD, from the coding sequence ATGCAAATTAATAAAAATCAACTTCTTGGTTTGGTTTTATCAATAGGTGTATTTATTATTTTGTCATTTTTATATACACAAACCAAACTTTTAGATGGCCTTGAATACGGTTCAATCAATTTCAGGTTCTACTTACGTGACCCTTCAGAAAAAGCAGTAAAACTTCAGGAAGGGGTCAGGATGTCGCGTAAAAATCCACGCTCACGCGATGACATTATTATTCTGGGAATTGACGAGAACACCATCCGTGAATTTGATAACGAAGGTATAAAATGGCCATTCCCATGGAGCTATCATGCAAAATTTACCCGATATGTTGGATCCGGTGAACCAAAAGCCATGTTTTTTGATATCATGTTTCTTGACCACAAACCATATGAAGATGAATTTGCCAAAGCCGTAAAAGAAGCAAACTGTGTTTTTTTAGATTACCCATTTGAAACTGAAGAAATTGATGTTAAATACACTGATATTGAAGAACGTATGCGCATATTAGATATCTATTCTTTCCCTGTTGACCCGCAGGACAATTCAATGCCATGGGTTGAGGAAGCTGTACCTCCCACACCATTGTTGTCTCAGGCCGCAATTGGGTTAGGATTTGCAAATATACGCCCTGATGCTGACCATGTTAACCGAAAAGTTCCATTAGTGATAAAATATAAGGGTAAGTATTATCCTTCTATTGACCTTTTGATTGTTATGCACTATTATGGCATCACAAAGAAAGATGTTGCAATATCAATGGGCAACTATATAAAGTTATCAAACATTCCTAAAGAAAAAATGGCTAAACCCACTCCTGACAACAGTATACTTATTCCAATTGATGATGAAGGCTTTATGGATATTAATTTTATTGGAGGGCCAGGCAGTTTTACACACTATCCGTACTATTATTTTTGCAGGGATGGGAAAATACAAAACACTTCGCTCAAAGATAAAATTATTCTTGTAGCAGCGTATGCATCAACAGGTATTTCAACAGATATTCATAAATCTCCCTATGGCGACCTTTTTGGTATTGAACATCATGCCAATGCTTTAAACACAATCCTTAATCAGGATTTTATACTTAAGTTTACACCCTGGCAGAACATACTGATTTTGTTTGTCATTTCCCTGCTTTTAGGGTTTATACTCACACAGGTTTCTATTGTTGTATCTGTTGCCTTTACTCTTGGGCTTGTATTATTCTATATAATAGGCTCCTACCTGCTCTTTGACATATTCAATATAATCACCATATTTGCAACACCCATTATTCAGGTTGGAACAACATTTTCAATTATTATTGCCTATAGAGTGTTGACAGAACAACAGGAGAAAAAATACATACGACAAACTTTTTCCAAATTTGTTTCCAAAACTGTTGTTGATGAGCTTTTAAAACATCCTGATAAATTAAAATTGGGTGGTGATAAAAAGATTCTCACCGTATTATTCTCCGATATACGAAGTTTTACTACCATTTCAGAAAAAATGACTCCAGAAGAACTGGTGGAACATCTTAACGAATATCTGCAGGCTATGACTGATTTAGTTTTTAAATATGATGGTACACTTGATAAATATGTTGGCGATGAAATCATGGCATTTTGGGGGGCACCTATCCCGCAGGATAATCACGCGTTGTTAGCATGTAAATGCGCAGTTGAAATGATGCAGGTTTTAGAACAACTGAATAAACGATGGGTGCAGATGAACAAACCTGCCTTGCATATTGGTATTGGAATCAATACCGGTGAAATGGTAGTTGGCAATATGGGTTCTGCTTCACGTATGGACTACACTTTGATGGGTGATAATGTAAACTTAGGTGCCCGTCTTGAGGGTACCAATAAACAGTATGGAACGGGCATTATTATCAGTGAATTCACCTATGAACATGTCAGGGATCATGTCATAGCACGTGAACTGGACCTTGTAAGAGTTAAAGGGAAGCAATTACCGGTAAAGATTTATGAATTAATTGACATCAAAGACTGA
- a CDS encoding inorganic pyrophosphatase Ppa, giving the protein MEEQIKLLNLLKENDKTAIDKYRNINFFENHVAFVGTPKKHQYDKSKIILLSDPFSDKKIFYEFSIDTIDLVEELGTISSQDGKNALQIRIWVKKGTVALKYEPFIIE; this is encoded by the coding sequence ATGGAAGAACAGATTAAATTGTTAAACTTGCTCAAAGAAAATGATAAAACTGCAATTGACAAATACAGAAATATAAATTTTTTTGAAAACCATGTGGCGTTTGTTGGAACCCCTAAAAAGCACCAGTACGATAAATCAAAAATTATTTTATTATCCGATCCTTTTTCAGATAAAAAAATATTTTATGAATTTTCAATTGATACCATTGACCTGGTTGAAGAATTAGGAACAATTTCTTCCCAGGATGGGAAAAATGCCCTTCAAATCCGTATCTGGGTAAAAAAAGGCACTGTAGCATTAAAATACGAACCATTCATTATTGAATAA
- the argS gene encoding arginine--tRNA ligase gives MKEYIAQTVDQALAKLLQAKNISLEQSPSIKIEYPKEEKFGDYATPIAMECAKILRMSPMQIGEEIKQHIDAEVFDRIDVVKPGFINIFLSLPFLLQRLEEIVTVKDEYGKNKKSNPRKVNVEFVSANPTGPLNVVSARAAAVGDTLANLLAASGDIVHREFYVNDYGNQVLWLGKSVWIRYRQMLGEDVPFPEEGYHGEYVKDIAKYIHEKFSQELSHINDDEEIINFCARKAIEYNVASQKEDLDRFNVSFDTWFHESTLHQSGKVLEVFKYLESLGVIRDEDGKKVFASTQFGDDKDRVVVRDDGRPTYLMADIAYHRTKIERGYDLIIDIWGPDHHGYIARLVGAMKAMGYDEKHFRILISQQVNLLMNGEAVKMSKRLGTFSTMRDLIEEIGTDVARYFFVMRSMDSHLDFDIDLAKRQSSENPVFYLQYAHARICSIFREAQNRGIEYKKIIASTEHFNNQETIALLKLMARFPEEVYDAASSFEPHRITVYCMRLAQAYHKFYTEHRVLTDDADRTQSYLTLCDGVRIILKNALALLGVSAPERM, from the coding sequence ATCAAAGAGTATATTGCACAAACTGTTGATCAAGCTTTAGCAAAACTATTACAGGCAAAAAATATTTCATTAGAGCAGTCGCCATCTATAAAAATTGAGTATCCAAAAGAGGAAAAATTTGGTGACTATGCAACTCCTATTGCGATGGAATGTGCAAAAATCCTCAGAATGTCACCCATGCAGATTGGCGAAGAAATAAAACAACATATTGATGCTGAAGTTTTTGATCGTATAGATGTGGTTAAACCTGGCTTTATCAATATATTTCTATCATTGCCATTTCTTTTACAAAGATTAGAAGAGATAGTTACTGTCAAAGATGAATATGGCAAAAATAAAAAGTCCAATCCCCGAAAGGTCAACGTTGAGTTTGTTTCGGCAAATCCCACTGGCCCTTTAAATGTGGTTTCTGCACGTGCAGCTGCAGTGGGAGATACTCTTGCAAATTTGCTAGCTGCTAGTGGTGATATAGTTCACCGTGAATTTTATGTCAATGATTATGGCAATCAGGTTTTGTGGTTAGGAAAATCGGTGTGGATACGCTACCGGCAAATGTTAGGAGAAGATGTCCCATTCCCTGAAGAAGGCTATCACGGTGAATATGTGAAGGATATTGCTAAATATATACATGAAAAATTTTCACAGGAACTATCGCACATAAATGATGACGAAGAGATCATTAATTTTTGTGCACGAAAGGCAATTGAATATAACGTAGCTTCACAAAAAGAAGATCTGGATAGATTTAACGTTAGTTTTGATACATGGTTTCATGAAAGTACATTACACCAAAGTGGAAAAGTACTGGAGGTGTTTAAATATTTAGAGTCACTGGGAGTTATACGAGACGAGGATGGCAAAAAGGTTTTTGCTTCCACGCAGTTTGGTGATGATAAGGACAGAGTGGTTGTGCGCGATGATGGAAGACCAACATATTTAATGGCTGATATTGCTTACCATAGAACAAAGATTGAGCGAGGGTATGATTTAATCATAGATATCTGGGGACCTGATCATCATGGGTATATTGCTCGCTTAGTTGGTGCGATGAAGGCAATGGGGTATGACGAAAAGCATTTCAGGATTCTTATTTCGCAGCAGGTCAATCTTTTAATGAATGGTGAAGCGGTGAAAATGTCAAAACGGTTGGGTACATTTTCCACCATGCGAGATTTGATTGAAGAAATTGGAACTGACGTTGCACGATATTTCTTTGTCATGCGTTCAATGGACAGCCATCTGGATTTTGATATTGATTTAGCAAAACGCCAGAGCAGCGAAAATCCCGTGTTTTATTTGCAATATGCTCATGCACGAATCTGTTCAATTTTTAGAGAGGCGCAGAACAGAGGTATTGAGTACAAAAAGATCATTGCCAGCACTGAACATTTTAATAATCAGGAAACGATTGCTTTATTAAAACTTATGGCACGTTTTCCAGAAGAAGTATATGATGCTGCTTCTAGCTTTGAACCACATCGTATTACTGTTTACTGTATGCGCCTGGCGCAGGCATACCATAAATTTTATACTGAACACAGGGTGTTAACCGATGATGCTGACCGTACCCAGAGCTATCTTACATTATGTGATGGTGTGCGTATCATTTTGAAAAATGCTCTGGCATTGCTTGGCGTAAGTGCCCCGGAGAGGATGTAA